Proteins co-encoded in one Arachis hypogaea cultivar Tifrunner chromosome 11, arahy.Tifrunner.gnm2.J5K5, whole genome shotgun sequence genomic window:
- the LOC112721251 gene encoding uncharacterized protein, producing the protein MIPPRHGAPLKLYVSASEVTIGGMLAQEDENGNERVIYYLSRVLNDVESRYSPIEKLCLALYFSCLKLKYYLIPRNVYVISKFDVLKYMFSSPILHGRLGKWMLALTEFSLHFVPARAVKGQVLADFLVDHPCIDIDDNSLSFIGLVPWKLYFDGSRHKGGVGIGILIISPSGEPSKFLFELNYSCSNNEAEYEALIMGLELLLERGVKNVKIFRDSQLVVRQVSLEYRCVSENLRKYFNVATELLSKFDNIIVRHVPKELNQEANELAQITSRYKIKPSTLEKLVRIKDIFMPLREREVLSLEKLDPEDWRVPIVEYLKNPSLSVDRKLKYRAQSYVLISNVLFKKSVDGNLLTCLGKKEAYLALAKVYEGICGTHQSGKKMKWVINRRRLYWPTIQRDCINYARGWALDLIGQIHPPSSKGHKFILVGVDYFSKWVEAIPLREVTHNEIIDFIEEHIVHRFGIPQSITTNQGTMFIGKKVMEYAKSRDIKMLSSTPYYAQANGQVEAANKILIALIKKYIGRQPRNWHQTLSQVLWAYRNSPRGSTRTTPYKLVYGHDAVLPIDINLQSIRVARQDEIPVVDYWDSLYDELNELDDERLRALERVIRQKEIMSKSYNRRVKAKTFAVGDLVWKTILPIERKSKIYGKWSPTWEGPYVVEKVYPGNAYKIIEIGSGRRIPSINGKYLKVYRPGIHEINIPQATAAFDGGAPHVRQSGGAKTFLSRTKQQTWRAVSSHFFLAAGKDDYPAPATANSQKQRRYLGATAARKTAPLSVRRIPLGLPLPSGRDTNGGGTEGSTVPSSVAGMRRWQCGLSLPSTRT; encoded by the exons ATGATACCTCCAAGGCATGGAGCACCTCTAAAACTTTATGTGTCAGCTTCTGAAGTAACAATTGGTGGAATGCTGGCTCAAGAAGATGAGAATGGCAACGAGAGAGTGATTTATTATCTAAGTCGAGTGCTAAATGATGTTGAGAGCCGTTATTCTCCAATTGAGAAACTTTGTTTAGCTTTATATTTttcctgtttaaaacttaagtaCTATCTAATTCCTAGGAATGTTTATGtaatttctaagtttgatgttcttaAATATATGTTTTCTTCTCCAATATTGCATGGTAGACTAGGAAAATGGATGCTAGCCTTAACGGAATTTTCTTTGCATTTTGTTCCTGCAAGAGCGGTTAAGGGTCAAGTTCTAGCCGATTTCCTGGTTGATCACCCTTGTATTGACATTGATGATAATTCACTGAGTTTCATTGGTTTGGTGCCTTGGAAATTGTATTTTGACGGTTCACGCCATAAGGGTGGTGTTGGTATaggaattttaattatttctccaAGTGGTGAGCCAAGTAAATTCctctttgaattgaattattcatGTTCCAACAATGAGGCAGAGTATGAAGCATTAATAATGGGACTGGAATTATTATTAGAAAGAGGAgttaaaaatgtaaaaatttttAGGGATTCACAGCTTGTAGTCCGTCAAGTATCACTCGAATATAGGTGTGTTAGTGAAAATTTGAGAAAGTATTTTAATGTGGCTACAGAGTTGTTGAGTAAATTTGATAATATCATTGTAAGGCATGTTCCAAAGGAGTTAAACCAAGAAGCAAATGAATTAGCTCAAATTACTTCAAGATATAAGATCAAGCCCTCAAcactagaaaaattggtaaggatAAAAGACATATTTATGCCTTTGAGAGAAAGAGAAGTGTTGTCATTAGAAAAACTAGACCCAGAAGATTGGAGAGTACCAATtgtagaatatttaaaaaatccaAGTCTTAGTGTCGATAGAAAACTTAAATATAGGGCTCAAAGTTATGTTCTAATAAGTAATGTCTTGTTTAAGAAATCTGTTGATGGGAACCTCTTGACATGTTTGGGAAAAAAAGAAGCGTACTTGGCTCTTGCTAAAGTGTATGAGGGAATTTGTGGCACCCATCAATCagggaaaaaaatgaaatggGTGATAAATAGGAGAAGATTATATTGGCCAACTATTCAAAGAGATTGTATAAACTATGCCAG aggttgggctCTAGATCTTATTGGACAGATTCACCCACCGTCTTCTAAAGGTCATAAGTTCATTTTGGTTGGTGTGGATTATTtctctaaatgggtagaggctatcCCTCTAAGGGAGGTGACTCACAATGAAATAATAGATTTTATTGAGGAGCATATTGTGCATAGGTTTGGAATTCCTCAGTCTATTACCACTAATCAAGGAACCATGTTTATTGGGAAAAAGGTCATGGAATATGCCAAATCTAGGGATATAAAAATGCTTTCCTCTACACCATATTatgcccaagccaatggacaagtggAGGCAGCGAATAAAATTCTgattgcattaattaaaaaatacattggAAGGCAGCCAAGAAATTGGCACCAAACTCTCAGTCAAGTTCTTTGGGCTTACCGAAATTCTCCAAGAGGATCTACTAGAACCACCCCGTATAAGTTAGTTTACGGTCATGATGCAGTGTTGCCAATTGATATTAATCTGCAAAGTATAAGGGTGGCTAGACAAGATGAGATACCAGTAGTGGATTATTGGGATTCTTTGTATGACGAGCTTAATGAACTAGATGACGAAAGGTTAAGAGCTTTAGAGCGGGTGATTCGACAAAAAGAGATTATGTCAAAATCATACAACCGCCGTGTTAAAGCAAAGACATTTGCAGTTGGAGATTTAGTGTGGAAAACAATCTTGCCTATAGAAAGAAAGTCGAAAATTTATGGTAAGTGGTCTCCAACTTGGGAAGGACCTTATGTAGTTGAAAAAGTTTACCCTGGAAATGCCTATAAGATTATTGAAATCGGATCAGGAAGAAGAATTCCTTcaataaatggaaaatatttaaaagtatataggccAGGCATACATGAGATAAACATTCCACAG GCGACGGCAGCTTTCGACGGCGGTGCTCCTCATGTGAGGCAGTCCGGCGGCGCTAAGACCTTTCTCAGCAGAACGAAGCAGCAGACGTGGAGGGCGGTTTCATCTCACTTCTTCCTCGCTGCTGGTAAGGACGACTACCCAGCTCCGGCGACGGCGAACTCGCAGAAGCAACGGCGGTATTTAGGTGCGACGGCGGCGCGCAAGACAGCGCCCCTCTCTGTGCGACGCATCCCTCTAGGTCTCCCGCTCCCCTCTGGTCGCGATACGAACGGCGGCGGCACGGAGGGTTCGACGGTCCCGAGTAGCGTGGCGGGGATGCGACGGTGGCAGTGCGGCCTCTCTCTTCCTTCGACTCGGACCTGA